The following is a genomic window from Nitrospira sp..
CATTGAACCGGATAAAATCTCCATAGATCGGCAGTTTCCCGAAACAACCGGCGATAGAAGGTTCCACAGCTGGCTCCTCTCCCGGCCATCACGTCATGGGCAGTGAAAACTCGCAAAGAAACCCGGCGCGAACGGATGCTTCACATATTCGGCCTTCAGATTGAACCGGACGACCACCGGCTCTCCTCCATCGGTCGGAAAGTTCCAGGACAGGCGAAACTCCGTCGAACTGATCGGAACGGGACGGCCTTCTTGCAACATGCGAAAGAGGCCCCATCGCCCCTCATACTGCTTCGTGTAACTCTTGCGTCGTGCCTCATCGGCTCCCACCACGATCTGCAACAGAGCACCCCGTTCGTCGGTACGGCCGGTCCATTGGAAGGGAACATACGATTCCGGCTCCATTCGATAGGTGAGCTCCTGTCCTTCGATCACCAGGTGGATCTCGCTGAGTCCTACCCCTCCTGTGGCAAACGCTTTCATTTCGAACGGCACCTTCGGCTCCTGACTCCCCAACGGGAAGAGCGCATCAGAAATCGTTTTGGCCTGTCGAGAGCCCTGTTGCAGAGCGGTCCCCGGCACTTGGCCGGTACTGCCTGCTCCTTCCTGTCTGTCATCTGCGGACAGGGGTCTGACCTTCGACTTGTAAAAGGTCGGGAGCCTCCCGGTTTGAGGATGGAAGAATCCGACCAGATTCGGAATCGTCGCCTCTTCCGATGTTCCCGGATTGAACGGATACAACTCTCCGATCGCCTGGGCACAATCCCGACTCAATTCTCGCCGCTTCTCCACATCGACCATGTGCACGGGCTCAAGGAGCAACGGCACCTTGATCCTTTGATCCAGACGGTCGGTGAGCGCTGCCAGCCGATGTTCGGCCTGAAATTGCTCCGGCGAGGCCTGCCCACCCTCGGCGGTTCGAGTCAGCGCATCCCGTAACTGCTGCAGCTCCTGCATATACTGTTTCAGCGGCGCACCCTGGCCTTCAGGACAGGACACGACGAACTCATGTAAGGACTTGAAGGCCTCCGACACCGGATGGGGAGAGACGTTGCGGCCGATCCACCCCCTGCTCACGTCACAAACAAAATCCGAGAGTTTGCTGAAGGAGGTATGCTCATCGACCGCCTTGAGCAGGGCCACCAAGACCGAGTTCTCTTGAGTCAACCCTTGCAGAAACGTAATGGCATCCTCCCTCGTGCTCGCCGGACGCATCTTGACGGAGGCCAGAAATTGGGACCAATGGCGGATATAGTTGTCCCGGTAGAGTTTGTGGATCGTCTGTTCCACTTCAACGCGCGGATCCTGCGGGACAGGCAGCACCCAGGAATCCGTATAGGCCTGATCCAGCACCCGATCCCTGACCTTGATGAACAGACCATTATCGAATTTCGGGGTAAAGAAGCCGGGGATTTCATAACTGCTTTGGAGCAGGCTGGTTTTCTGGCTTTGCAGGAGCGAAGCCAACGTCACCACGTCCGGCTTGTACTGCTTCATCATCTCCCGTTGGATGCGGGCATAGATCCGCTCTGGATAGGGCAACCGCTGCAGCGCGACCCTTGCCGCCGAGACCAAACCTTGATCCCGTGAAAACGGCACCTGGCGCCGGTCCAAGAGACGACCGTACAGGTCGATCTGCTGTTCGACCTCCCTGCCGATTTCCTGCGTCGCCGCCTTGGACCCGTAGTGGCTCAATAGGATGTCCTGCCAAATCCGCTGGAGCCACTCAGCCAGGAACGGCCGGTCCAGGTGCGCCGGTTCTGCCTCCTCAGACGTGGAAGACAACAGGAGATAGGTCTTCAGATAGGAATAGTAGAAATCGCTGTCGCGACCGGGCGGCGGGGTCGCCGGGTCGGCTGCGAAGGCCCTCAATGTCTCCTCCACCTGCTTTCTGGTTTGGTCGCGGTAGAGCCGGTAAAACAACGCCACGAACAGGTCTCTCGCCGGACCATAAACAGAGGCTTCGCGATTCATGCCCCAGCGACGCACCAGGGGAGCCCCCTCTTCTTTGTCATCCTGTAAAACCTGGACGGAATCGCGAAATCGTCGGAAGGCCTTGTCTTGCACTCCATCGATGAAAGGTCTGGCCTCCCCCACGATCGAATGGTAGGACTGTTCGGCGTCGGCTCCGAGCTGCTGGGTGACGGCTCGATTCAACAAGAACGAATAGACTGCGGCGCTCACACAGACCACGACGGCCATGGTCGTGCCGGCGGCCAGCAGATACCGGCGGCGCCGCAGACGATGTTGCTCCGCCGTCGAAGGCCGCACGAGACCTTGATCCGGAATCACGATGCCGGTGAAGAGGTGTTTGATGAAATAGGGGCTCTTTTCCCTCGGTTCGGCTGCCGGAAGACCGACTGATTCCGGCAAACCAGCGCGGCGATTGACCGCATTCACCACCTCGTCCAGCGGGATGCCCTCTTGGGTCCCGCTGCTCAGGTAAAACCCTCGAAACAAGGGGCTGTCCAGAAATTGGTAGGGCTGGAACAGCCTATCGACAAAGTGCGTGAGGTTCTGTTTCGCCAACGACAGGTGTAACGGAAAACAGAAGATGTCCTGCACCTTCTTGGAACCGAGCAGGGAGAGCAGCCGCGCATGCCGCCTCGCTTGT
Proteins encoded in this region:
- a CDS encoding T6SS component TssM (IcmF/VasK) yields the protein MRAIKNMALRVTGALTRAFGQARSYARRHPRPVVFWSVLILFVLLLSLGEYVGLERLETRVVTGLALFVTYGLYQAITAYREEKRAGLLEASLKKQALDQVSRTRPDRQAQVEAIKTEFEQAIASLKTSDFGHKALSVLPWYLLIGPPASGKSTALMNSGLQMTYPREQGKGVRGLGGTRNCDWWFTNEAVFLDTAGRYSSGDDDREEWLALLDSLKEQRRKDALNGVLIVVSLPDLLVAKEKEIEWHAENIRARLEELIERLGVVFPVYLIFTKCDLLRGFVEFCDNLSHAAREEQVWGCTFPALLPPADTPQRRFETAFDELLHALQARRHARLLSLLGSKKVQDIFCFPLHLSLAKQNLTHFVDRLFQPYQFLDSPLFRGFYLSSGTQEGIPLDEVVNAVNRRAGLPESVGLPAAEPREKSPYFIKHLFTGIVIPDQGLVRPSTAEQHRLRRRRYLLAAGTTMAVVVCVSAAVYSFLLNRAVTQQLGADAEQSYHSIVGEARPFIDGVQDKAFRRFRDSVQVLQDDKEEGAPLVRRWGMNREASVYGPARDLFVALFYRLYRDQTRKQVEETLRAFAADPATPPPGRDSDFYYSYLKTYLLLSSTSEEAEPAHLDRPFLAEWLQRIWQDILLSHYGSKAATQEIGREVEQQIDLYGRLLDRRQVPFSRDQGLVSAARVALQRLPYPERIYARIQREMMKQYKPDVVTLASLLQSQKTSLLQSSYEIPGFFTPKFDNGLFIKVRDRVLDQAYTDSWVLPVPQDPRVEVEQTIHKLYRDNYIRHWSQFLASVKMRPASTREDAITFLQGLTQENSVLVALLKAVDEHTSFSKLSDFVCDVSRGWIGRNVSPHPVSEAFKSLHEFVVSCPEGQGAPLKQYMQELQQLRDALTRTAEGGQASPEQFQAEHRLAALTDRLDQRIKVPLLLEPVHMVDVEKRRELSRDCAQAIGELYPFNPGTSEEATIPNLVGFFHPQTGRLPTFYKSKVRPLSADDRQEGAGSTGQVPGTALQQGSRQAKTISDALFPLGSQEPKVPFEMKAFATGGVGLSEIHLVIEGQELTYRMEPESYVPFQWTGRTDERGALLQIVVGADEARRKSYTKQYEGRWGLFRMLQEGRPVPISSTEFRLSWNFPTDGGEPVVVRFNLKAEYVKHPFAPGFFASFHCP